The Pirellulales bacterium genome contains a region encoding:
- a CDS encoding DUF1573 domain-containing protein encodes MATQLRAAAVLLVVLVVGVTPVSAQQWARKMFKETQFNFGGVARGAKTEHRFKFTNLYMEDVHIAGVRASCGCTTPWVTKDTLKTYETGELVAHFNTDRFTGQRGATLTVVIDRPFPAEVQLRVDGYIRTDVVVDPGSIVFGPIDQGQAAEKRANVAYAGRGDWKIVDIKSSNPFVTAKAVETNRRNGQVAYRLTVSVAPNAPAGYLQDQLILVTNDRNYTQVPVAIEGRVVPDLTVNPTLVSLGRLQPGQAVRKQIIVQGKQPFRITRVECDHGGFQFDLSAAAQEELKTVHRVPVVFVAGSHAGKISGTIRIETDLHGGAATEVRATAQIVPTEITAAELK; translated from the coding sequence GTGGCGACTCAGTTGCGTGCGGCGGCGGTCTTGTTGGTCGTGCTGGTCGTGGGCGTGACTCCGGTTTCCGCCCAGCAGTGGGCCCGCAAGATGTTCAAGGAGACGCAGTTCAACTTCGGTGGCGTGGCCCGCGGCGCCAAGACCGAACACCGTTTCAAGTTTACGAACCTGTATATGGAGGACGTCCATATTGCGGGCGTCCGGGCGAGCTGCGGATGCACCACACCGTGGGTCACCAAAGACACGCTCAAGACCTACGAAACCGGCGAACTCGTGGCTCATTTCAATACCGACCGCTTCACCGGACAGCGCGGCGCCACCCTGACCGTGGTCATCGACCGCCCGTTTCCGGCTGAGGTGCAGCTCCGCGTCGACGGCTACATCCGCACCGACGTGGTCGTCGATCCGGGCAGCATCGTCTTCGGCCCGATCGATCAGGGCCAGGCGGCGGAGAAACGCGCCAACGTGGCCTACGCCGGCCGCGGCGACTGGAAGATCGTCGACATCAAGAGCAGCAATCCCTTTGTCACGGCCAAGGCGGTCGAAACGAACCGCCGAAATGGGCAGGTTGCCTACCGGCTCACCGTGTCCGTGGCTCCCAATGCCCCGGCCGGATACCTGCAAGACCAGCTTATTCTGGTGACCAACGACCGCAATTACACGCAGGTGCCGGTGGCCATCGAAGGCCGCGTCGTGCCGGATCTGACCGTCAATCCGACGCTCGTCTCGCTGGGCCGCTTGCAGCCGGGACAGGCGGTCCGCAAGCAGATCATCGTGCAAGGCAAACAGCCTTTCCGCATCACGCGGGTCGAATGCGACCACGGCGGATTTCAGTTCGACCTTAGCGCCGCGGCCCAAGAAGAGCTGAAAACCGTACACCGCGTCCCGGTTGTCTTTGTGGCCGGCAGCCACGCCGGCAAGATATCGGGCACGATCCGGATTGAAACCGATCTGCACGGCGGTGCGGCCACCGAGGTGCGGGCGACGGCCCAAATCGTGCCTACCGAAATCACCGCCGCCGAGCTAAAATAA